Proteins found in one Flavobacterium channae genomic segment:
- the mltG gene encoding endolytic transglycosylase MltG translates to MNVKKLISIVAVAGIVIASILGTFVYFKAFTANTQFAQDEVFVYVPTDATYGQVKEILSPLVKDVDKFDFVATSRNYDTNVKSGKFLLKKNMTSFDIVRSLRLNVPVKVAFNNQETLGKLVQRLATQLEPDSLKLEVAFTNSPFLEENGLTEETALALFIPNTYEFYWNTPAEKIAQKLAKEYHVFWNNDRLAKAKEKGLTPIQVYTLASIVHKETAKVDERPTVAGVYLNRLQQDMPLQADPTVIFAIKKRSGDFDQEIKRVFYNDLRIQSPYNTYINKGLPPGPIAMPDVSAIDAVLNADNHDYIYFCANPDKPGYHVFASSYEAHQVNAKKYADWVSKLGINR, encoded by the coding sequence TTGAACGTTAAAAAACTTATTTCAATAGTAGCTGTAGCTGGGATAGTAATAGCATCTATATTAGGAACTTTTGTTTATTTTAAAGCATTTACAGCTAATACCCAGTTTGCACAAGATGAGGTTTTTGTATATGTGCCAACAGATGCTACTTATGGTCAGGTAAAAGAAATTTTATCACCTTTAGTAAAAGATGTTGATAAGTTTGATTTTGTTGCAACTTCTAGAAATTACGATACGAATGTAAAATCGGGTAAGTTTCTTTTAAAGAAAAACATGACAAGTTTTGATATTGTTAGAAGTTTGCGTTTGAATGTTCCTGTAAAAGTGGCTTTCAATAATCAAGAAACGTTAGGAAAGTTGGTTCAGCGTTTGGCTACACAATTAGAACCAGATAGTTTAAAATTAGAAGTAGCTTTTACAAATTCTCCGTTTTTAGAAGAAAATGGTTTAACGGAAGAAACGGCATTAGCACTTTTTATTCCAAATACCTATGAATTTTATTGGAATACACCCGCTGAAAAAATTGCTCAAAAATTAGCTAAAGAATATCATGTTTTTTGGAATAATGATCGCTTGGCAAAAGCAAAAGAAAAAGGATTAACGCCTATTCAAGTATACACTTTAGCGTCTATAGTGCATAAAGAAACAGCTAAAGTTGATGAAAGACCAACAGTAGCTGGAGTTTATTTGAATCGTTTACAACAAGATATGCCGTTGCAAGCTGATCCGACAGTAATTTTTGCGATTAAAAAACGTTCTGGCGATTTTGACCAAGAAATTAAACGTGTTTTTTATAACGATTTACGAATTCAGTCACCTTATAACACTTATATAAATAAAGGATTGCCTCCAGGACCAATTGCAATGCCTGATGTTTCTGCTATAGACGCAGTTCTTAATGCTGATAATCACGATTACATTTATTTCTGTGCTAATCCAGATAAACCAGGTTATCATGTTTTTGCTTCTAGTTATGAAGCACATCAAGTTAATGCTAAAAAATATGCGGATTGGGTTTCTAAATTAGGAATCAATCGATAA
- a CDS encoding GNAT family N-acetyltransferase: MVTLKGNTIYLRALEPEDLEFIYKIENNEAIWEVSNTQTPYSRFLIRQYLENAQQDIYEAKQLRLAICLNTMFDAIGLIDLFDFDPRNNRAGVGIIISDEDNRNSGIGSEALSLVIQFAFNQLQLHQLYANIGENNPISISLFTKFGFQKIGVKKDWNKINNQYEDEILFQLINQQ; encoded by the coding sequence GTGGTAACATTAAAAGGAAATACAATTTATCTGAGAGCTCTTGAACCAGAAGATTTAGAATTTATCTATAAAATAGAAAATAATGAAGCTATATGGGAAGTGAGCAACACTCAAACGCCTTACAGTCGCTTTTTGATACGTCAGTATTTAGAAAATGCGCAACAAGATATATATGAAGCTAAGCAATTGCGTTTGGCAATTTGTTTGAACACCATGTTTGATGCAATTGGATTAATTGATTTGTTTGATTTTGATCCAAGAAATAATAGAGCTGGTGTAGGGATTATAATCTCTGATGAAGATAACAGAAATTCCGGCATTGGTTCTGAAGCTTTGAGTTTGGTTATCCAATTTGCTTTCAATCAATTACAGTTGCATCAATTGTATGCAAATATTGGAGAAAATAATCCGATAAGTATTTCTCTTTTTACTAAATTTGGCTTTCAGAAAATAGGAGTAAAAAAAGATTGGAATAAAATAAACAATCAGTACGAAGATGAAATTTTATTTCAATTAATCAATCAACAGTAA
- the dapF gene encoding diaminopimelate epimerase, translating into MQLTFYKYQGTGNDFVMIDNRSEFFPKNNTKLVEQLCDRRFGIGADGLILLENHPQYDFRMVYYNSDGNESSMCGNGGRCLVAFAKQMGVVANKAEFEAVDGYHYATVDNEGIVALQMKDVDTVNQYENYTFLNTGSPHHVQLVDDLVSLDIKTEGAKIRYSDLYGKAGSNVNFVHQLANDIFAVRTYERGVEDETLSCGTGVTAVAIAMHQTGKTNNNVIDLNVEGGKLKVQFDVDNGNYTNVFLIGPATFVFEGKINLDF; encoded by the coding sequence ATGCAACTTACATTTTATAAATATCAAGGAACTGGAAACGATTTTGTTATGATTGATAATCGTAGTGAATTTTTTCCCAAAAATAATACCAAACTAGTTGAACAACTTTGTGACAGAAGATTTGGCATAGGTGCTGATGGATTGATACTTTTAGAAAACCATCCGCAATATGATTTTAGAATGGTATATTACAATTCTGATGGAAACGAAAGTAGTATGTGTGGTAATGGTGGTAGATGTTTGGTAGCTTTTGCAAAACAAATGGGAGTTGTTGCTAATAAGGCAGAGTTTGAAGCAGTAGATGGATATCATTACGCAACAGTTGATAATGAAGGAATTGTAGCGCTTCAAATGAAAGATGTTGATACTGTTAATCAATATGAAAATTATACTTTTTTAAATACAGGTTCGCCACATCATGTGCAATTGGTTGATGATTTAGTAAGTTTGGATATTAAAACTGAAGGTGCTAAAATTCGTTACTCTGATTTGTATGGAAAAGCAGGAAGTAATGTTAACTTTGTTCATCAATTAGCAAATGACATTTTTGCAGTTCGTACTTACGAGCGAGGTGTAGAAGATGAAACTTTATCTTGTGGTACTGGTGTTACTGCGGTTGCAATTGCTATGCATCAAACAGGAAAAACCAATAATAATGTAATTGATTTAAATGTTGAAGGTGGTAAATTAAAAGTGCAATTTGATGTTGATAATGGAAATTATACCAATGTTTTTTTAATTGGTCCCGCAACATTTGTTTTTGAAGGAAAGATTAATTTAGATTTTTGA
- a CDS encoding Do family serine endopeptidase, translating into MKKFGSLVFVSLLSGAVTLGAYKFFLEPDNSGKLTIATPNYAKNVSLGAENIDFTAAAENTVHAVVHVKNVSVSKVPNNPLMEFFYGYQGQREQTQIGTGSGVIITEDGYIVTNNHVIQDATELEVTLNNNKSYKAKLVGTDSKMDVALLKVDADEKLPYVVFGDSDAIKVGEWVLAVGNPYNLNSTVTAGIVSAKARNLSNNGIQSFIQTDAAVNPGNSGGALVNTRGELVGINTMISSPTGSYAGYSFAVPSNLTRKIIEDLMQFGNVQRGVLGVEGGELNSTYAKELGVKETQGFYVNKVTKNSGAEKAGLSKGDIIIQLDSKKINSYSELSAYINTKRPNDVIQVVVLRDGKQKTLPVKLTKKEILNYEFNGIEFEDLDAADKKQFNIKEGIKIKKVNNPEYAEYSDILDGAVILSIDGNKAKDMETVSSYLAKKENQKARYQLISKNGQMYSIIM; encoded by the coding sequence ATGAAAAAATTTGGAAGTTTAGTATTCGTATCATTGTTAAGTGGAGCCGTTACATTAGGCGCTTACAAATTCTTTTTAGAACCTGATAATTCAGGTAAATTAACCATTGCAACTCCTAATTACGCAAAAAATGTGAGTTTAGGAGCCGAAAATATTGATTTTACTGCTGCGGCAGAAAACACGGTTCATGCCGTTGTTCACGTTAAAAACGTGAGTGTTTCAAAAGTTCCCAATAATCCTTTAATGGAGTTTTTCTACGGTTATCAAGGACAGAGAGAACAAACACAAATCGGAACTGGTTCAGGAGTTATCATTACTGAAGATGGTTATATTGTAACCAACAATCACGTAATTCAGGATGCAACTGAATTAGAAGTTACCTTAAATAATAACAAATCGTACAAAGCAAAATTGGTTGGAACTGATTCCAAAATGGACGTTGCTTTATTAAAAGTTGATGCTGATGAAAAATTACCTTATGTGGTATTTGGTGATTCTGATGCGATAAAAGTAGGTGAATGGGTTTTGGCTGTTGGGAATCCATACAACTTAAACTCAACTGTTACTGCTGGTATTGTTTCGGCAAAAGCGAGAAATTTATCAAACAATGGCATTCAATCATTTATTCAAACGGATGCAGCTGTTAACCCTGGAAACAGTGGTGGTGCTTTAGTAAACACTCGTGGCGAATTAGTAGGAATCAATACTATGATTTCATCTCCAACGGGAAGTTATGCTGGGTATTCTTTTGCAGTTCCATCGAATTTGACGAGAAAAATCATTGAAGATTTAATGCAGTTCGGAAATGTACAACGTGGCGTTTTAGGTGTTGAAGGTGGCGAATTAAATTCAACCTATGCTAAAGAATTAGGCGTTAAAGAAACTCAAGGTTTTTATGTAAATAAAGTAACCAAAAATTCAGGTGCCGAAAAAGCAGGATTATCAAAGGGAGATATTATTATTCAATTGGATAGCAAAAAAATCAACAGTTATTCAGAATTATCAGCATATATCAACACAAAACGACCTAATGATGTTATTCAAGTAGTTGTTTTACGAGATGGCAAACAAAAAACATTACCCGTTAAGTTAACCAAAAAAGAAATTTTAAATTACGAATTCAACGGAATTGAATTTGAAGATTTGGATGCTGCCGATAAAAAACAATTTAATATTAAAGAAGGAATTAAGATTAAAAAAGTAAACAATCCAGAATATGCAGAATATAGCGATATTTTAGATGGCGCTGTAATCCTAAGCATTGATGGCAACAAGGCAAAAGATATGGAAACGGTATCAAGTTACTTAGCAAAAAAAGAAAATCAAAAAGCTAGATATCAGTTAATTTCTAAAAATGGTCAAATGTACAGCATCATCATGTAA
- a CDS encoding acyloxyacyl hydrolase, producing the protein MRKKIFVALLVFSSLISYSQDSIVEKRWLRIGFVYGFSAQNRIIKQDSDYTYESNAFKLSSQFKLYNKNKHFFEILIEPSYYNSKHESLNPWHDFYTSSDNPDYYRDLYMRMKTINEYVLNLGIIYRYRLTNNISFYALGNVGPMYIDTDTEMLKKGFAFSDIFALGSNYKVGNYSFDLKMMARHVSNLDLQKPNYGLNSFGFEFGTYYEFN; encoded by the coding sequence ATGAGAAAAAAAATATTTGTTGCGCTTTTAGTTTTTAGTTCTTTAATCTCTTATTCTCAAGATTCAATTGTTGAAAAAAGATGGCTTAGAATTGGGTTTGTTTATGGATTTTCTGCTCAAAATAGAATTATTAAACAAGATAGTGATTATACTTATGAAAGTAATGCTTTTAAATTATCTAGTCAATTCAAATTATACAATAAAAATAAGCATTTTTTTGAAATTTTAATTGAACCAAGTTATTACAATTCTAAACATGAATCTTTAAATCCTTGGCATGATTTTTACACGAGTTCGGATAATCCAGATTATTATAGAGATTTATATATGAGAATGAAGACTATAAATGAATATGTTCTGAATTTAGGAATAATTTATAGGTATAGATTAACAAATAATATTTCGTTTTATGCTTTAGGTAATGTTGGGCCAATGTATATAGATACAGATACAGAAATGTTGAAAAAGGGATTTGCTTTTAGCGATATTTTTGCTCTAGGTAGTAATTATAAAGTGGGTAATTATTCATTTGATTTGAAAATGATGGCTCGTCATGTTTCTAATTTAGATTTACAAAAGCCTAATTATGGCTTAAATTCGTTTGGGTTTGAATTTGGAACATATTATGAATTTAATTAA
- a CDS encoding glyceraldehyde-3-phosphate dehydrogenase: MSNISLYEKELAFQADRRKAGVEFIKIISDLWYDKSIELVLFRNQLIDKNVSEIINLHEYAGAFVGKPINVFDSVEIASAIIDLDLPPSRIDIGKLTYEYHLEDDKYNDAKAFVIDKLKNAKNFQEIKPKDVVLYGFGRIGRLLAREMMSKIGKGQQLRLRAIVTRDKNDAVLLEKRASLLRYDSVHGDFQGSVIADPENNALLINGTTVHIITANTPEEIDYTAYGIEDALVIDNTGAFTTEEALKRHLTSKGAEKVLLTAPGKGVPNIVYGVNHEDYNPEEVNIFSAASCTTNAITPVLKAVEDTLGVVKGHLETIHAYTNDQNLVDNMHKKYRRGRAAALNMVITETGAGSAVAKALPSLAGKLTSNAIRVPVPNGSLVVLNLEVGKNTSIDEVNNIMKKYALEGDLVEQIKYSLNNELVSSDIVGTSAPAIFDSNATIVSGDGKNIVMYVWYDNEYGYSHQVIRLAKYIAKVRRYSYY, encoded by the coding sequence ATGAGCAATATTTCTTTATACGAAAAAGAATTAGCTTTTCAGGCAGACAGAAGAAAAGCTGGGGTAGAATTCATTAAAATCATCAGTGATTTATGGTATGACAAATCAATCGAATTGGTTTTATTCCGTAATCAATTAATAGACAAAAACGTAAGCGAAATCATCAACTTACACGAGTATGCTGGTGCATTTGTTGGAAAACCAATTAACGTTTTTGATTCTGTTGAAATTGCAAGCGCTATTATCGATTTGGATTTACCACCTTCAAGAATCGACATTGGTAAATTAACTTATGAATATCATTTAGAAGATGACAAATACAACGATGCAAAAGCATTTGTTATCGACAAATTAAAAAATGCTAAAAACTTCCAAGAAATAAAACCAAAAGATGTAGTTCTTTACGGATTTGGTAGAATTGGACGTTTATTAGCTCGTGAAATGATGTCTAAAATTGGAAAAGGACAACAATTACGTTTAAGAGCAATCGTTACAAGAGATAAAAATGATGCTGTTTTATTAGAAAAAAGAGCTTCATTATTACGTTATGATTCAGTTCATGGCGATTTTCAAGGTTCCGTAATTGCTGATCCAGAAAACAACGCTTTATTAATTAATGGAACTACTGTTCACATTATTACAGCAAATACTCCAGAAGAAATTGATTATACTGCTTACGGAATTGAAGATGCTTTAGTAATTGATAACACAGGAGCTTTTACAACTGAAGAAGCTTTAAAACGTCATTTAACTTCTAAAGGTGCTGAAAAAGTATTATTAACTGCGCCTGGAAAAGGAGTTCCAAATATTGTATACGGTGTTAATCATGAAGATTACAACCCAGAAGAAGTAAACATCTTTTCTGCTGCTTCTTGTACAACAAACGCTATTACGCCAGTTTTAAAAGCTGTTGAAGATACTTTAGGAGTTGTTAAAGGACATTTAGAAACGATTCACGCATATACAAATGACCAAAACTTAGTAGACAATATGCACAAAAAATACCGTAGAGGTCGTGCTGCTGCTTTAAATATGGTTATTACTGAAACTGGTGCTGGAAGTGCAGTTGCAAAAGCATTGCCTTCATTAGCAGGTAAATTAACATCAAACGCTATTCGTGTTCCTGTTCCAAACGGATCATTAGTAGTATTGAATTTAGAAGTTGGAAAAAACACTTCAATTGATGAAGTTAACAACATCATGAAAAAATACGCTTTAGAAGGTGATCTTGTAGAGCAAATTAAATACTCTTTAAACAACGAGTTAGTATCATCAGATATCGTAGGAACTTCTGCTCCTGCTATTTTTGACAGCAATGCTACTATTGTTTCTGGAGACGGAAAAAACATTGTTATGTATGTTTGGTACGATAACGAATATGGTTACAGTCACCAAGTTATTCGTTTAGCAAAATACATTGCTAAAGTAAGAAGATACAGCTACTATTAG
- the trxB gene encoding thioredoxin-disulfide reductase encodes MSDTIEKVKCLIIGSGPAGYTAAIYAARANMNPVLYQGTQPGGQLTTTNEVENFPGYPEGVTGPEMMVQLQSQAQRFGTDVRDGWATKVDFSGEVHKVWINDTIEIHAETVIISTGASAKYLGLESEQLYLKLGGGVSACAVCDGFFYRNQEVVIVGAGDSACEEAHYLSKLCKKVTMLVRSDKFRASKIMAERVQKTENIEILMHTETEEVLGDGQVVTGVRAKNKTTGEVVEIPATGFFVAIGHKPNTDIFADYITLDETGYIVNVPGSSKTNVPGVFVAGDAADHVYRQAITAAGTGCMAALDAERYLASKE; translated from the coding sequence ATGTCAGATACAATCGAAAAAGTAAAATGTTTAATTATAGGTTCTGGTCCAGCAGGTTATACTGCAGCTATTTATGCGGCTAGAGCTAACATGAATCCAGTATTATATCAAGGAACACAACCAGGAGGTCAGTTAACAACAACAAATGAAGTAGAAAATTTTCCTGGTTATCCTGAAGGTGTAACTGGACCTGAAATGATGGTGCAATTGCAATCTCAAGCACAACGTTTTGGAACTGATGTACGTGATGGTTGGGCTACAAAAGTTGATTTTTCTGGAGAAGTTCATAAAGTTTGGATTAACGATACAATTGAAATTCATGCAGAAACTGTAATTATTTCTACAGGAGCTTCTGCTAAATATTTAGGTTTAGAATCAGAACAACTTTACTTAAAATTAGGAGGTGGTGTTTCAGCTTGTGCGGTTTGCGACGGATTTTTCTATAGAAATCAAGAAGTTGTAATCGTTGGAGCAGGAGATAGCGCTTGTGAAGAAGCACATTACTTATCTAAATTATGTAAAAAAGTAACGATGTTAGTACGTAGCGATAAATTTAGAGCTTCTAAAATTATGGCAGAACGTGTACAAAAAACAGAAAATATCGAAATTTTAATGCATACTGAAACAGAAGAAGTTTTAGGTGACGGACAAGTAGTAACTGGAGTTAGAGCAAAAAACAAAACTACAGGAGAAGTTGTTGAAATTCCGGCTACAGGATTTTTCGTAGCCATTGGTCATAAACCTAACACAGATATTTTTGCGGATTATATTACATTAGACGAAACAGGTTATATTGTAAATGTTCCTGGAAGTTCTAAAACAAATGTTCCTGGTGTTTTTGTTGCTGGTGATGCTGCTGATCATGTATATCGTCAGGCAATTACAGCTGCAGGAACAGGATGTATGGCAGCTTTAGATGCAGAACGTTATTTAGCTTCGAAAGAGTAA
- the udk gene encoding uridine kinase, which produces MLIIGIAGGTGSGKTTVVHQIMNELPATEVGIISQDSYYKETHHLSYEERTKINFDHPRAIDFELLVTHLKDLKDGKTIEQPVYSFVTHDRTDDKVITHPRKVMIVEGILILTNPELRDMFDIKVYVHADSDERLIRRLKRDIAERGRDMEEVLNRYQTTLKPMHEQFIEPTKAFADIIIPNDKYNTVAIDVVRAVINQRIA; this is translated from the coding sequence ATGCTTATTATTGGAATTGCCGGCGGAACCGGAAGTGGAAAAACAACTGTTGTACATCAGATTATGAATGAGTTACCTGCTACTGAAGTAGGAATAATTTCTCAAGATTCTTATTATAAAGAAACACATCATCTTTCATATGAAGAAAGAACTAAAATCAATTTTGACCATCCAAGAGCTATTGATTTTGAATTATTGGTTACACATCTTAAAGATTTAAAAGATGGAAAAACTATTGAACAACCAGTTTACTCGTTTGTAACACACGATAGAACCGATGATAAAGTGATTACGCATCCAAGAAAAGTTATGATTGTTGAAGGAATTTTAATTCTAACAAATCCAGAATTAAGAGACATGTTTGACATTAAAGTTTACGTACATGCAGATTCTGATGAACGATTAATTCGTCGTTTAAAACGTGACATTGCAGAACGTGGTCGTGATATGGAAGAAGTTTTGAATCGTTATCAAACTACTTTAAAACCAATGCACGAGCAATTCATCGAGCCTACAAAAGCGTTTGCTGATATTATTATTCCAAATGACAAATATAACACCGTTGCAATTGATGTTGTACGTGCTGTTATCAACCAACGTATTGCTTAA
- a CDS encoding FtsB family cell division protein, with translation MKKIKSLLAKYPFLKFLANRYVLVLIPFMIWMIFFDNYSYLEHRVLDNEIDEIEDNIQYYKTEIKKDSISIKELKNDDYVEKFGREKYYMKRDNEDIYIIEFEEEKKAEADAEKTNSNN, from the coding sequence ATGAAAAAAATAAAGAGTCTTTTAGCCAAATATCCGTTCCTAAAGTTTTTAGCGAACCGCTATGTCTTGGTTTTAATACCCTTTATGATTTGGATGATTTTCTTTGACAACTATTCGTATTTAGAACACCGCGTTTTAGATAATGAAATTGATGAAATCGAAGACAACATTCAGTATTACAAAACTGAAATAAAAAAAGACAGCATCAGCATTAAAGAATTAAAAAACGATGACTATGTAGAAAAGTTTGGTCGCGAAAAATATTATATGAAACGTGACAACGAAGACATTTACATCATCGAATTTGAAGAAGAAAAGAAAGCTGAAGCTGATGCAGAAAAAACAAATAGTAACAATTAA
- a CDS encoding methylmalonyl-CoA mutase subunit beta has product MANNNLFSDFDAVTSKQLKQQIQYELKGADYNETLVWESPEGIKVKPFYHNDETEVNLNAIAPSKPFTIVQNIFVHDVKKSNSRALETLKRGAESIRFTIENDTVSVEELMQKLPFENVIYYFNLPFLSNDFVTKINDFASKNKVNIYVQVDPIGQLEKEGNWFEFLEKDFEKLNAIATKTTIPFLTISSGVYQNAGANIVQQLAYTLAHANEYFNRIPAINQPIVIEVAVGTNYFFEIAKLRALRLLFNTVAKEYNHNFDCHIIATPSKRNKTLYDYNVNMLRTTTECMSAILGGADAVANLAYDAIYHKDNEFGDRISRNQLLVLKHESYFDKVNNASDGAYYIETLTEQLAEKALELFKDIEKNGGLLSQLVDGTIQRKIKESADKEQDLFDSGKEVLLGTNKYPNKNDRMKDDLELYPFVKQNPRKTLITPIIERRLAEKLEQDRLASE; this is encoded by the coding sequence GTGGCTAACAATAATCTATTTTCCGATTTTGATGCAGTTACTTCCAAACAATTGAAGCAGCAAATTCAATACGAACTAAAAGGTGCTGATTATAACGAAACTTTAGTTTGGGAAAGTCCAGAAGGAATAAAAGTAAAACCGTTTTATCATAATGACGAAACGGAAGTAAATCTGAATGCAATTGCGCCTTCAAAACCTTTTACAATTGTTCAAAACATATTTGTTCACGACGTAAAAAAATCAAATTCTCGCGCATTAGAAACGTTAAAAAGAGGTGCAGAAAGTATTCGCTTTACAATTGAAAACGATACAGTTTCAGTTGAAGAATTAATGCAAAAACTTCCTTTTGAAAACGTAATTTATTATTTCAATTTACCTTTCCTTTCAAACGATTTCGTAACTAAAATAAATGATTTTGCTTCTAAAAACAAGGTAAATATTTATGTTCAGGTTGACCCAATTGGACAATTAGAAAAAGAAGGAAACTGGTTTGAATTCCTTGAAAAAGATTTCGAAAAGCTTAATGCAATTGCTACTAAAACAACTATTCCGTTTTTAACTATATCAAGCGGAGTTTATCAAAACGCTGGTGCTAATATTGTACAGCAATTGGCTTACACTTTAGCACACGCAAACGAATATTTCAACAGAATTCCAGCAATCAATCAACCAATCGTTATAGAAGTTGCTGTTGGAACGAATTATTTCTTCGAAATAGCCAAATTAAGAGCTTTACGATTATTATTCAATACAGTAGCTAAAGAATACAATCACAATTTCGATTGTCATATCATTGCAACACCTTCAAAACGCAACAAAACGTTATATGATTATAATGTAAATATGTTGCGCACAACTACCGAATGCATGTCGGCAATTTTAGGTGGCGCTGATGCTGTTGCGAATTTAGCTTACGATGCTATTTACCACAAAGACAACGAGTTTGGTGATAGAATTTCGAGAAACCAATTGTTAGTTTTAAAACACGAAAGTTATTTCGATAAAGTAAATAACGCTTCAGATGGCGCATATTATATTGAAACTTTGACCGAACAATTAGCTGAAAAAGCTTTAGAATTGTTTAAAGATATTGAGAAAAATGGTGGTTTACTTTCGCAATTAGTTGATGGAACTATCCAACGAAAAATCAAAGAAAGCGCTGATAAAGAACAAGACCTTTTCGATTCTGGAAAAGAAGTTTTATTGGGTACAAACAAGTATCCCAACAAAAACGATCGCATGAAAGATGATTTGGAATTGTATCCTTTTGTGAAACAAAATCCAAGAAAAACGCTAATTACTCCTATCATTGAGAGAAGATTAGCCGAAAAATTAGAACAAGATAGATTAGCTTCGGAATAA